The DNA segment AAGCCGGTGAAAACTTAGGTCTTAAATCCGATTGGGCTTACCAAATTGTTAAGCAAGTTGGTAACTATGAAGAAATGTTCGAGAACAACGTAGGTAAAAATTCACCTCTTAACATTGACCGCGGTCTCAATAATTTATGGAATAAAGGCGGCTTAATGTACGCAATGCCAATTCGATAAATTAATACCTAGTCACTTCACCTTCTCATCATTACGTTTTGTTGAAGTGACCTTGGTATATCGGGGGCTTGGCCCCCTTTTTAAAAGGTTTATTTTGTTATGAATAATTCAAAGCTCCCTCCGACTTCCCTCGGTTTATTTAACAGCCCCAAAAATCGCGCTCTTATTTTCCAAGTGCTTTCTTTAGTGGTTGTGGTTTTATGCCTTTTTTACTTCGTTAACAACATGTTTGATAATGTAGCAAAAAGAGGCATAACAACCGGTTTTTCGTTTTTAAGTGAAACGGCTGGTTTTGGTATCAGTCAATCGCTTATTCATTATGATGATACCAGCTCGACTTTTTTAGATGTATTTATTGTTGGTTTATTAAATACAATGTTAGTGGGTGTGATCGGTATTATTTTAGCTTCGGGACTTGGGTTATTGATTGGTATTGGTCGTTTATCGCCTAATTATTTAATCGCTAAATTGTCTCTGATTTATATTGAAACATTCCGTAACATACCCATTTTATTACAGATTTTATTTTGGTATAACGTGGTGCTTGCGACGCTACCTAGCCCCCGTCAAAGTCTTTCTTATTTCGACTCTATTTTTATCAACAACCGTGGTTTGATCATTCCAGATCCTATTTTTGAATCAGGTAGTTTATCTATATTAGTGGCGTTTGTGCTTGCTTGTATCAGCGTTGTGTATCTATCTAAATGGGCCAATAAGCGACATGATTTCACGGGTGAAGAATTCCCTGTTATTCGGGTTAGCATGGG comes from the Moritella yayanosii genome and includes:
- a CDS encoding amino acid ABC transporter permease, with the protein product MFDNVAKRGITTGFSFLSETAGFGISQSLIHYDDTSSTFLDVFIVGLLNTMLVGVIGIILASGLGLLIGIGRLSPNYLIAKLSLIYIETFRNIPILLQILFWYNVVLATLPSPRQSLSYFDSIFINNRGLIIPDPIFESGSLSILVAFVLACISVVYLSKWANKRHDFTGEEFPVIRVSMGMLIGAPLLMFFLAGQPISAEYPVLKGFNFKGGITIIPELLALIFALSIYTATYIAEAVRAGIEAVPQGQKEAAKSLGLKEHVILRKVILPQALRVIIPPVINQYLNLVKNSSLATAIGYPEIVTLFSGTTLNQVGQAIEIILMTMAVYLVFSIVISLLLNWVNARMEIKGR